From Coleofasciculus sp. FACHB-T130, a single genomic window includes:
- a CDS encoding SGNH/GDSL hydrolase family protein, whose translation MKKQILATGFVLFSFLLPLKAVAASFDRIYVFGDSLSDTGNVSNLTGGFSPQSPPYYQGRFSNGPIWVDALANKLGLAPALVTELAGGANSSNGINFAFGGATSGTKNVAGPLPGLQTEIDFFKSGLAATKQSADSEALYIVWAGGNDYLGGGVTDPTEPVKNISAAVTSLFNLGARNFLVANLPDLGKAPVGLSGGIAMSNGLNQLTGFHNSGLSDSLGELSKSLNGINLKSLDVNSLFNNVIANKEKFGFTNVTDSCLTNYEGPQDSTYDICDNPDSYLFWDNIHPTAAGHKLVADLAFAALTPASEPQKSVPEPASTLGILAFGALGAGSLKRRKPKKASSIKTEV comes from the coding sequence ATGAAAAAACAAATTCTAGCCACAGGATTTGTTCTTTTTTCTTTCCTATTGCCACTTAAGGCAGTAGCGGCATCCTTTGATAGAATTTACGTCTTTGGTGACAGCCTCTCCGATACTGGCAATGTGTCCAATCTGACAGGAGGATTCTCTCCCCAATCTCCACCCTACTATCAGGGACGCTTTTCTAATGGCCCGATTTGGGTAGATGCTCTGGCAAATAAGTTGGGATTAGCTCCGGCTCTGGTCACTGAACTTGCGGGAGGAGCTAACTCTAGCAACGGTATTAACTTCGCTTTCGGTGGTGCTACCTCAGGAACCAAAAACGTCGCTGGTCCGTTACCGGGATTGCAAACGGAGATCGATTTCTTTAAGAGTGGTTTGGCTGCAACCAAGCAGTCTGCTGACTCAGAAGCTCTATATATAGTATGGGCTGGTGGTAATGATTACCTCGGTGGTGGCGTTACAGATCCAACTGAGCCTGTCAAGAATATATCGGCAGCGGTAACATCGCTTTTCAACCTCGGCGCTCGAAATTTCCTCGTAGCTAATTTACCAGATTTGGGAAAGGCTCCTGTCGGTCTTAGTGGCGGTATTGCCATGTCCAACGGTCTCAACCAGTTGACCGGATTCCATAACTCGGGCTTGAGCGATAGTCTCGGTGAATTGAGCAAGTCATTAAACGGAATCAACCTCAAATCTCTCGATGTCAATTCTTTATTTAACAATGTCATCGCAAATAAAGAGAAATTTGGTTTCACAAATGTGACTGACTCTTGCCTAACCAACTACGAGGGTCCCCAAGATTCCACCTACGATATATGCGATAACCCAGACAGTTATTTGTTCTGGGACAACATCCATCCCACAGCCGCTGGTCATAAGCTAGTGGCAGACTTAGCATTTGCAGCGCTGACACCCGCATCCGAACCTCAAAAAAGCGTTCCGGAACCGGCTTCGACATTGGGAATATTAGCTTTCGGGGCTTTAGGAGCAGGTTCGCTGAAGCGGCGCAAACCGAAAAAAGCCAGCTCAATCAAAACTGAAGTATAA
- a CDS encoding SGNH/GDSL hydrolase family protein — protein sequence MSALPLSAIAGLPTAVKAASLSPQNFNEIYVFGDSLSDDGNLFDATKGYIPPSPVYSDGRFSNGPVWVDYLAQYLGLTSNSNINLAYGGATTGNSNVLNDIVPSVVLNLPGLQQQINNFKKANLSANPDALYIVWAGGNDYIGGGVTNAAIPVGNLSTAVTSLATFGAKNIMVVNLPDLGELPDTRTSSNSANLSVLTATHNSSLAASLNGLSQSLSQNLGDSINIIPLDANSLFDRVIANPSEFGLRNVTEACLDKLIACAVNADKFLFWDNIHPTTTAHKILGKYAFSVLGQQTQASAIASNNQLLRQSASATLTPVLVSDSQKSVPEPASTFGILAFGALSAGLVLKRQQTKASSIKTEV from the coding sequence GTGAGTGCGTTACCCCTCAGCGCGATCGCTGGGTTGCCAACAGCAGTAAAAGCAGCAAGCTTATCGCCTCAGAATTTTAATGAAATTTATGTTTTTGGTGACAGCCTTTCAGATGATGGAAATCTGTTTGATGCTACGAAAGGATATATTCCGCCAAGCCCGGTTTACTCTGATGGACGTTTTTCCAATGGTCCAGTTTGGGTAGACTATCTCGCCCAATATTTAGGATTAACTTCCAATTCAAATATTAATCTGGCTTACGGTGGTGCAACTACGGGAAACAGTAACGTCTTGAACGATATCGTTCCTAGCGTAGTGCTGAATTTACCAGGCTTGCAGCAGCAGATTAATAACTTCAAAAAAGCCAATTTATCGGCTAATCCGGATGCATTATACATCGTATGGGCGGGTGGCAATGACTACATCGGTGGTGGCGTAACCAATGCTGCTATACCAGTCGGAAATTTATCGACAGCAGTAACGTCACTTGCTACATTCGGCGCTAAAAATATCATGGTGGTCAACTTGCCAGATTTGGGGGAACTTCCGGACACCCGGACAAGCTCGAATTCAGCCAACCTCAGTGTCTTGACGGCGACTCATAACTCCAGCTTAGCTGCAAGCCTCAATGGTTTGAGCCAGAGTTTGAGCCAGAACCTAGGTGACAGCATCAATATTATCCCCCTTGATGCTAATTCTCTATTCGATCGGGTCATCGCTAATCCGAGCGAATTCGGTTTGAGAAATGTTACTGAGGCTTGTTTAGACAAATTAATTGCCTGTGCTGTTAATGCAGACAAGTTTTTGTTCTGGGATAACATCCATCCGACGACAACTGCTCACAAGATATTAGGAAAATATGCCTTTTCAGTGCTAGGGCAACAGACTCAGGCATCTGCGATCGCTAGTAATAATCAGCTATTGAGACAATCCGCCTCTGCAACGCTGACACCTGTACTGGTGTCCGACTCCCAGAAAAGCGTTCCCGAACCGGCTTCTACGTTCGGTATATTAGCGTTTGGTGCTTTAAGCGCGGGTTTGGTGCTGAAACGCCAACAGACGAAAGCCAGCTCAATCAAGACTGAAGTATAA